The Hevea brasiliensis isolate MT/VB/25A 57/8 unplaced genomic scaffold, ASM3005281v1 Scaf585, whole genome shotgun sequence DNA segment TAGGATAGTTGATAGACTATCAATATTTGCAATTTAAGATTTAAAATCCCTAACAAAATAAAGCCAATTATAGTACttcaattttgaataactaaataCTAAATCTTTATAAAAGAAAGACCACCATAAAAATAGAGACAAATATAATAACACTCACCAAAGATGAAACAAATAAACTCAAGATAAGAATAGATCTGAAAATAAATTCCTAGTATTCATTTCAAAATGATACATGTACGAGATTTAcggtaaaagaaaaaaatatatataaaaatgagggggaaaaaaaagaaaagatggGAGGAAGGGGCCGCTACCAATAAGAAGCAATCCCTCTCTTATATCTGATTGTAAGTTGAGAGAATGTCACCAAGAAGAAGTAATCCTTTTTTTTATATCTAGTTGTAAGTTGAAAGAATGCCATCAATAAGAAGCATTCCCTCTTTTATATCTGGTTATAAGTTTAGAGAATTTCTGAAgagagaaaatttttaaagagAGGAGTTTTCATGTTCTTTATTTTAACCAAATTAAGATGAATTGTTCTCCTCCTTGATTTGCCTGTCTAGTAGAGTGATCAGGTCATAATTGGACTATTAttgaaattgatttaatattGCTTGGCGTTGGTGTGCTGCaatctatttaaaatattatttttttctagATCTGTCCATAACTTAGACTTCTCAACAAGAGtcataaatatataaaatggaGCAAGCTGTCCTCTTATATAGtgaattaatttgtggattttagCGGATCAGCTGAAAGATGAGGATCCGTAGCCATTCATGTATTTCTCTTTTGcttctcttctcccttttctcTTCCTTGCAGAGTCCAACACAGGCTGCCAAAAAGGCAAGCAATTTATACCTTGAAGATCTTCATCAATTCTTCTTTATTTGCTTGTCTGATTTGCTTATTTACTATGCATTTGCGTATAAATGTACTTTAATTAGATTACTATTACTCAAGTTTATGTATATTATGCTGTCCAGTCTTATGTGGTGTATTTGGGGAGGAATTCTCATGGATCTGAATCTTCTTCTGCATTGGATATCAGTAAAAAGACCGAGTCCTACCATGAGTTATTGGGTTCTTGCATGAAAAGGTGACACATTCAGCTATATTATATCACTATATTCTAGTATCTCGTTTTCTTCTATATGTAATGTTGATGTAATGATCTTGCTGAAAAATGCAGCAAGGAGAAGGCAAAAGAAGCAATATTTTATTCCTACTCAAGTTATATCAATGGATTTGCTGCAACACTTGAAGATGAAGAAGTTGATGAAATCTCAAGTACTAAATTATAAcatattaattacatatattgacctttttgttttttcttttttttttcttttctcttgatTATGCCTTTGTCTAATCAGAGCGGCCAGAAGTGGCATCAATTTTTCCTAATGAAGAGAGTGAATTGCATACGACAAGATCATGGGAGTTTCTTGGACTAGAGAGAAATGGAAAAATTCCACCGGACTCTATCTGGGTTAAGGCAAGATTTGGTGAAGATGTAATTATTGGAAATCTTGACACTGGTACGATTAACATCActccttttcttttcttggaCCTTTTCTTAGCACGAAATTTCACATACTTGAAAACACTTTAATACCATTAAACTAAAGCTAATTGGTATTGGACCTTTTCTTTCCTCGACTAATTTTTTACTTTCACATTTGCAGGTGTCTGGCCCGAGTCAGAAAGCTTCAGTGATGAAGGGATGGGACCTATTCCATCAAAGTGGAAAGGATATTGTGATACAAATGATAGAGTTAAATGTAACAGGAAGCTTATTGGTGCAAGATACTTCAACAAGGGCTTCCAAGCTTCTATAGGCCAGCCCCTTGATCCATCCTACAACACTGCACGAGATACTGATGGTCATGGCACCCACACTCTCGCTACGGCAGGTGGACGCTTTGTTTCAGGAGCTAATTTCTTGGGTTCAGCCAATGGAACCGCAAAGGGAGGGTCACCTAATGCCCGAGTTGCTTCCTACAAGGTTTGCTGGCCAGGTTGCAATGATGCTGATGTATTGGCTGCCTTCGACGCTGCAATTCAGGATGGGGTTGATATCTTGTCTGTTTCACTTGGAAGTCGTCCTCGCCATTACTTTGGTCATGGAATTTCAATGGGGTCTTTCCATGCTGTTAAAAATGGGATTCTTGTAGTTTGCTCTGCAGGGAATTCTGGGGGGCAAGGTGGACGTGTCTCCAATGTGGCTCCCTGGATTCTCACAGTTGCAGCTAGCACAATTGATCGGAATTTTGCATCAAATGTCATCCTCGGAAATAACAGGCTATTCAAGGTTTGCATTGATAATCTAATTTAACTAATTAACTCCTACTGGTGTTTAGTATAAACAGCAGAGTTTGTTTTTTCTAATCAGGGCCTGAGTTTCAATACCAATACTTTGCCTGCTAGGAAGTATTATCCCTTGGTTTACTCTGTTGATGCTAAAGCTGCCAACGTCTCTGCTCTCAGCGCGTAAGATGACTAATTCGTTGTCTTGTATCGAAGTACTCATTGATTATTGAATTAGACATATTCCTTTCTTACCTGTTTTCTTTACTTGCCAGACAATCCTGTTCTCCTGAATCCCTTGATCCAGAAAAGGTAAAAGGAAAAATTGTGTATTGTCTTCATGCAAGTGTTGAGATGAGCTGGGTGGTTGCTCAGGCTGGTGGCGTTGGGGTGATCCTCGCTGATCAGTTACCTCAAGCGACGATCTCCCCTCAAGCCCACTTTCTTCCTACTGCACATGTCTCTGCAGCTGATGGCCTTTCTATTTTAGCTTATATATATAGCACAAGGTGAGCTCTGTTTTAACGAGTTCAATCTATCAGTCAGTATTATATCAAGTATTTTGAGGATTTTTCTTCTTGTTCAGGCATCCAGTAGCTTATATAAGTGGTGCTACAGAAGTTGGAGCTGTGGCTGCTCCTATCATGGCTTCATTTTCATCTTCTGGACCTAATGCAATCAATCCAGAGATCCTCAAGGTAACACATCATCACCAGCAACTGTAAAATAGAATCACTATTAGTGGCAGTGTACTCATCTCTAAGGCTATGAGGTCTtgaattttagtacctatttgaaACCAGTTATACCAAAAAAAAAGATTCGGCACTTTATGCCTGTAAGTAGTTATTATTTTACTCCTAAACACATGATAAACAGCCTAACAAATTTTTACTAAAAATTTCAGCCTGATATCACTGCTCCTGGAGTCGATATTTTAGCTGCCTATACAGAAGCTTCAGGGCCTACTTCTCAATCATTTGACAAGCGCCATCTTCCATTCAATATTATATCTGGTACTTCAATGTCCTGTCCCCATGTTTCTGGCATTGCTGGCCTTCTCAAAAGCTTGCATCCAGAATGGAGTCCTGCTGCAATTAAGTCTGCAATTATGACCACAGGTAATATCCTAATAATTATTCTCTCCTTGTTTTACCTCTATTTCAGGAAAGATCTAGGCATGGAGTCCATGAACCTCACTGCAATTTTAACTATATATGTCACTGCAA contains these protein-coding regions:
- the LOC110644953 gene encoding subtilisin-like protease SBT5.3, giving the protein MRIRSHSCISLLLLFSLFSSLQSPTQAAKKSYVVYLGRNSHGSESSSALDISKKTESYHELLGSCMKSKEKAKEAIFYSYSSYINGFAATLEDEEVDEISKRPEVASIFPNEESELHTTRSWEFLGLERNGKIPPDSIWVKARFGEDVIIGNLDTGVWPESESFSDEGMGPIPSKWKGYCDTNDRVKCNRKLIGARYFNKGFQASIGQPLDPSYNTARDTDGHGTHTLATAGGRFVSGANFLGSANGTAKGGSPNARVASYKVCWPGCNDADVLAAFDAAIQDGVDILSVSLGSRPRHYFGHGISMGSFHAVKNGILVVCSAGNSGGQGGRVSNVAPWILTVAASTIDRNFASNVILGNNRLFKGLSFNTNTLPARKYYPLVYSVDAKAANVSALSAQSCSPESLDPEKVKGKIVYCLHASVEMSWVVAQAGGVGVILADQLPQATISPQAHFLPTAHVSAADGLSILAYIYSTRHPVAYISGATEVGAVAAPIMASFSSSGPNAINPEILKPDITAPGVDILAAYTEASGPTSQSFDKRHLPFNIISGTSMSCPHVSGIAGLLKSLHPEWSPAAIKSAIMTTATTTSNVRQPIATDFLQESNPFDYGSGHIRPSRAMDPGLVYDLTTKDYLNFLCSIGYNATEMSAFADKPYNCPSKNSSLLDLNYPSITVPNLSGKVTLTRTMKNVGTPGLYTAHINAPEGITVKVEPMRLKFNKTNEEKSFKVTLKAEENASDFYAFGGLVWSDGVHNVRSPIVVKKKDAGSA